The genomic region TGGGATCCCCTCGGCTGGAATAACACCAGCGGACTTGGTCCCTTTCATGGCAGTACTTCCCTTGTGAGGGGAAATAAGCAgcacaaactaaaaacacatgaagTGGTTTTATCAGCACATACAGTCACCCATAAGCGCTCGCCGtgtgcacagacacaaacacaaacacacacactctctcacacacacacgctcacatgtAAATCATCCACTGTCCACATCCATACATTATCTGCTCAAGgtactcaacaaaaaaaaaagataaatatttcaaaaaacCCAGCAGAGGCTGGTGTTTTGGCtttgtacagtatttatacCTGTATATTATATGAATTTCTGCGTCattaaaaattataaataaggggaaaaaataaatttgCCATAACAGAAAAACCACTGCTTTAACTCATTGTTGTAAACTGTAAACTCATTAAGCAGCTAACATTGGAGACCTATAATATCACTGGAGCATCCGTGATGcctgatttcttcttcttcgctTTAGTACACTGCTTCAGCTTTCCAGCTACGTTAACATTCCCTGATGCCGAGTGGTCTTCTGCATTGTCCGACATTCCCTTTTCTCTGTCCTGTTCAGTGTGTCTCCTCTTGGCGCTGAGTAAAGATCTGCCAAGGCACTTTGAGAGTATGGGTGACAGTATAGGCTACAGAAGGGGAGCTGCTCTACGGACTACAGTCCCTCTGCCAACGGTCTCCTTGTCTAGAGGTGGAAGCACTTAAGACAACACTTCTCTGCAGACTTCAACAAAGAAAGGCTAAGCAAAAGCGCTTTGAGAAGTGATTGGTTGCTTCTACGTCACCTCCCATAGAGAACATATATATGCTTGCCAGAGAGTTGGATAGGGATTCCTCTGGTGTCCCAGAGTCCTTCATACCATGAATTCATTATTGCCATACAATACCAGCGACTGTGGTATGTCTGGCGGGTCCCTGCTATGGCCGCCACTGTCTCTTGAGTGCCTTTTTGGTGAATGCTTGGCCCCCTTCAGTTTTTGTTTGCTCTTCTCTGGATTGAAGGTGCCTCGACTGGTAAACTGGGGCCTATTGTCATGCATGCCTTCAAGATCCCCTGTAGGGCTCATTTCTATGCTATCAGAAGAGGCTTGAGACGTGTTCAGGGACTGGGACTGGGACTGGGCTGGACCTGAGCCTTGGGGTGGAGACTTGGAGTGGAAACGAAAGCGCcgtgtggaggaagaggaggataatgGGTGGTAGTGTGATGAGGAGGAATAGGAAGAAACACTAGAGCAAGAGTCAACAGAGTCCAGAGAGTCAGGCTGCCGGTGGAGAATGCGGCGTCGGGGGCTCCTTCCATCAGACCTTCGAGGCCATGGGGATGTCAACGCTGGACCTCTTTCTGCAgtaaaaaacaatgacaaatcaAGTCGGGTTTTTATCTCCTGTTCCAAATCACACTTGCAAAAATGCAAACTGAAAGGTGAGTTGTGATTCTCATACCAGAGAAGTCAGAAATGGTTTCCTCAGAGTCAACGTTGAGGTTTTCAGAGCTATCAGCTGTACCAATGGAGGCCTCTGACTCCAGGGTCTCATCATCTGATGCTCGGGGCTCCAGAGTCAAAATCTCAAAAGTCAACTCCTCTCTGCAGAGTAAAAACATTCTccacattaaaaatgttgagGCACAGCTAACACTTGTAATACATGCAATGTAATGTtgacacatcattttaaatgcgATGACggattttacttttctttttgcagGCTTTCAATTTGCTCTGTTAACACTCTCTCTTCCTGCTGCATGGCTGCCTGCTGATACTCTGAGATTTCAACCAAAGAGTCTGCTCCCTCTTCACCACCGCTTTCCTCCACCACAGTGTTGGCCACAGGCGGCAGGCGGGGACTTAGTGGAGGTGAAGGTGTGTTGTAGCTTAGTCTCTGTAAGTGGCCTTTTccctgagaaaaacacaaaacaaatcacatatTTTATCTTCTCACATTTGTTCTTTATAAGACgctgctcacacacatgcagggacGGAAGCATATGAAATGAACAGCTATGTTGAAAACAATACGGCCGTCCTTAATAAGCATTAACAAACTAAAACGTCACATTGTCACacaatgtttacctttttaGCTGCATTTGGCTGCTTAAGAGGAAAagtgacaaacaaataaacccGAGATCAGTGACTGCAGATTCAAACAGgtcaaaaaagagagaaaacaaactaCAGTCTAATATCAAAATCAATTCTAGCAACTTATTTACATTCTCATTTTAGCCTCTTATTGTTGACATTCTGAGTTCTTAAAAGTCAAGCTGACAGTAACAATTTGATACACTGTTACTGTCAACTTGACAGAATCACTATCAtcattatttctgtatgtttttgctttattaatagattcatgTTGCGTCATAAATACCTTTATATAGTGAACtatttattgttccatatcaaaacaaacacttttattttgaaatgatgtgaaatagcatcctaaatattttaatttcaatgtttttttctcaaaaatTTGGACTATTTTTTCTTGACCAGCCCCCTaatgaccaaactagacactcagtgacCCCCAGGTCAATTgaatttgagacccctgctctaaacaCTTCTGTTCACAATTTATCCAGAGACAGActtgacagaaataaaataaacatttccaaTTCCTGCTCTAGATTTCTTTTGTGAGTGAGCCACATGGTGGATGCATACATACCAGTGTGAACTATTGCTGATCAATAAagtacatccatccattcatctatcTATAGACAAAAATCAAACAGCTATTTGTACAGGTCTCAAAAGAGACATCCTAGCTAGTACAGAACTGAAGGCTCAGTCAGGTGGACTTAAACTCCTGTCTGTGATTCATAACAACTGATAACAGTGGGATTTCTCATACAGgtcatattattttatcttacCATTGACCGTCGAATGACAGTCAATCTGAACTTGGCCTTGTTTTCAGCAAACTCCAGGGTATGGATGTCCTTCAGTCGTAATCTGTACTTACTCATCTGCTCGCAGATGATAAGTTCTACACACCTGTGGAACGACAAGACAAAACCACTTATATGATGACACAGTGCTGTTCTTATACACGTAGGCCCAGTTCATACTGGATGTGTGACATGTCCCCACACCAATGTGTTTATGATTTTAGTTTCTGTTTCAACTCAGACAGAAAACTTCATATTATCTTTTGTTTACtcagatggacagagagagatagagagaaccTGCCCACACCATGTGTCTCGTGTGAACCAAACCTTAGCCTCCTTTAGACCAGTGGGTACCTGAAAGCTCACCTGGCAGAGCTAGTGCTCCGTGTACTGAAGCTACAactctctgcagcagctggaaaaGTTCCCATGTTGCCAAATTTCACAATGCTGACCTTTGCTGCGTGTTTTCTCTAATCGCTCCCTCTTTCAAAGTACAATCCGTCTTATCCAACTCTGGATTAAAATGCGCCAAAATGTCTACAAAAACACCAGTGGCTCAGtttctttgaaaacaaaaaacaactcattttcTACACCAGAGACATTCCAGTAAAAAGtattgtgtttaaaacaaacaaacaaaaaaaaaccgaTTTTTATTGTGAGTTTTCAGATGTAATTGAcatgatactgtatgtgtgacttTCCAGAACAATCTTTTTTAGTTTGTTGCTATTTAGTCTAATGTACTCTTTTGCTCTGTTGTAAAATTCCTGCTGAATTGGACATTGATGGCCTTAAAGAAGCTGATGTTTATCGGTCCCACATGGAACCCATTAGTTTAATTCTAGTTCCACTTCCACTGTTTTTATCCTGGTCATGTGTCCTGCTGTGAATGAAACGCGACTGTGTCCCcatttgggggtggggggggggggggggggcaacccCACACTTTGTGACAGACACTAAGTTCATGCTTACGCAGTCGTCTTGCTGATGTCTTGAACACTCTGCAGTGGATCGATGGTATCGGGACAACGAAGGATGCACGGAGCAAAAACTATGGCCAAGGCATTAGCAGACATACGGTTTGTCTCCTCTTGCAAGGCGACCCTAAAAAGCACAAACTCAACATTAGAGTCAACCATCAGGAAGGAAATAATAttctgttcattcatttattaaagaaCTGATATTTGTTTTACCTGACAAGATGAAATATGAGGCGTTCCAGAGTGCATATGTGAGTTCTGTTTAGCTGATCAATAATTGAATACACCCCTCTAATCATTTCCTTTTTATCCTGCAAACCTGGAGAGACATTCAGACAAGATGAATCAAGAATAAAATCAAACTTTGGACTGAATGTAGAGTGCGGTGCACTTGAAGTACATATTAGCATTGTACGCCTGGATGATGACTACTCACCCATGGCTCGTATAAACTCTTCATACAGCTCAAAGGTCAAGAGAGGATTAGGCAGGTCTCTCAGCCACTGTTTGAAAACACTGGCAATGACGTTGATGTTGTAATCGTCCAGATTCATGCTTTCCACATCTGTTTGGGGAACGCAGGCAAACCAGATCGCATTTAGTTAGACCCCATAAATGGTTCTTAGTTTTAAAAGGTCCATCCAATCACTCATACCTATTccaaactacggtggcctttgcataccagaaaagTTATAACaactctctcccactctttcTGTTATTTCTTCACGAAACACATGTTCATTCAGACTAGGGATGGGACCATAcgactttttttgtgtctgataccgatatcactaACTCGaatatctaccgataccgacaTCAGTCCAATACACTCATTTTAGACCAtatatgaactatgaagctgttaacacatttgtgctgagtcatttcaaagacgtCATTCTACAACTGTgttacaaatattgttctccccaaaagaagaaataaacagccctaacatgactcagctaaaatgcttttgctggtttttatttacatctttGCTGAAACACGCGACATATAGGATTTTTGAATTGTGttgaatttttaatttttatctgtccgatatctgatccagtgattttgtcCAGTATCGGGCCGATACCGATGCTGactgataccgattcccatccctaatcaGACTGCTGTGCTTCATAAAGCGAGACCCTTGCCTGAAGCACATAAAAAAGGCTTACTCTAAggctgtgaaaacaaaaaacaagtttttattttaaagcacttaTACACTGATGCAAACATCTGGGAAGTACATTCCATGTCTGCCAATATGCTCAGCtacatattacacactggacctttaaaagctAACCATTCACCCGTTAGCTGTAGTTTATAGAAAAAGTTACCCGTGTCAAGTCCTTGTTTGAGTTCCTTAATTTTGTTGGTGGAGCCAGATTTCCGGTATATTCCTTCAGTGTAGAGTCCGTGCATCTCAATGTAGTTGATTAGCTTCTCCACAACCAGGGGCACTGTTTTGTCATCATTAGTCAGACGAGAAACCTCTACTCCAAACTGTCTGGAGGAGAGCTCTGGATCAAACTGACACAAGACACAAACATTATATACAGCCTTTGATAAACACACGATAATGCTGTGTACTTTTATTCATGTGTGATGCCACAAGctcaataataatcaataatcaatataaGATTTGGTAAAGGttcaaggaagaaaaacaaagagtctCAGTGTGTATGTTTGGTCTTATCACTATCATATGTTAGTAAATATACTAGCATTTTGAAACCACAGCTACACAATTCATGTCACGGAACATAATTAAAGGGATACACAATAATACGACTAACTCACCTTCTTACTGCATTTGGTGGTCGTCCTCTGGCAGCACTTTCTATGGCAGGCGTACCGGCACACTGGATTAACACAGCCGGAGAAATCAAACGGGTCATTTCCATTATCAACAGAAAGACAGTGTCTCCTCATTATTCAGCAAAAGTTGGgccaaaagacaaaaatgttgaCACAAGCAGCATTGGCTGGAATTAAGAAAACATCCCGTGAATAAAGGAGAAATCTCTGCAGACACTGAGCTGCAGAACCCATGAGTCCAGTTGAAAACAATCTGATTAGGTCGGAAGAAGGAGAGGGGGTGGGGCTCAGTGTCTGAggccagactgtgtgtgtgtgtgtgtgtgtgtgtgggcaagtTATGAATGTAAAAGTGTGCATTTGAGGTCAAAAAGACTTGACAGATTTTATTCAACCACACATTTTGTGAGAGACAGTCTTAATAACACTCTGGTGGTTGGTTACATAAAGTCATTGTTGGCTCAATGAGTGAAGTCTTTGACTGTTGTTTAGAAATTGTAGTGAAATGTTCAATTTTAAAATTGGTGTTATCAACACACAGTGTTTTAGTGTATCATGGTGATGTCTGGTCTGTGCAGACAAACATCACATCTATTGTAAGGCTGCTTGTAACAATTCCACCGAAGAGGTTGAtcacatttgtgtctgtttgtgaaaAGCTTAACTAAAAAATAAAGGACACATTTGAATGAATCTCTCTGGGGGTGTAGGTTATAGCCCAAGGAAGATTTAAGTGGTGATATGAATGGATTCAGAATACAGTTGTTTTAGGGTCTTTCTTTACAGCTCTCACAATGTTTCTGTCATCAACTGCTGAAGTCTTCCTTGAAGTCATCCACCTAATATCTGTTGCTCAGTACACCAGTGGTTTCATTCCAAATGGTTGTACTGGCTATGGCCAATGTTTGTGCAATGGCTCTGATTGATTTCCCATCTTCTCTCAAATTCACAATTGCTTGTGTTTCACCCATAGACAGTTCTCTGGTTTCACATTCAGTGCTATTTATTGTTGGAATAAACAATGTATGGGACACAACccacctgtcagtcacatgtttcAATACTTTTGCTAACATGAAAATTGGGACAAAAGGTGctatcttctatgttgtgtatcagatccagatgtaaatacctggaagtaaaagctgtaatgttcatcttttgtctcatattcatcgtttgatgtcaaacccaaatgtttcaGACCACGGCAAAAATAAAgcaattggcctcactgttctaATACTATAGGGGGGCACTGtagttttaattaaatgtttaaccCTGCCAGACAGGGGAGTGCAGACACTGCAGAAACGTTTGTACTCTCTGAGTGCTTACTATAGCTTTTATACCATTTAGTGTATTTTGAGTTCTCAGAGCCACAGGCAACACTGTCAtatatcttgttttgtctaatCAGCTTTCAATAGCCCTTAGGATACATAACATCAAACAGAGCAGCAAATCTTCAAACTGAGAAGCTTGAATTATCAATTATAGTGTATTTTTTCCCTCACAATTATTGACTAACACCACAGCTTGATTATGAATTTAGCTTTTTCTGATGCTCActcacatttgcacacacaggCGCGGTCCATCATCCAGATGAGCGATGAGCAGTATTCGCAGTATGTGGGGATGCTGTACTGCGTAGACTTAAAGATGTGACCATTGTGCTCTTCCACCTGCGGGGGGCAGCAGAGCACAGGTTAATTCAGAGTTGATGTACATTACTATCTCAtgtttttagagctgcaactaacgcttATTttcatcaattaatctgttgattattttctcgattaatcgagtaactgTTTGTTAAcgaacgttgatcagtgtttgtcagacctggaaatgatgacgttcttgaatgtcttgttttgtccacaaaccaaaatgattcagtttaaatgatttctttgttatatggagcaaatctactagaaaatattgacatttaagaagctaaaacagtcagaaatcttgttttaatcatgaaaaaagcttcaaaatcgataaatagattatcaaaattaatttagtaatcgattaatcgagtaattgtttcagctctttatGTTTTTCTCGTTCTTTATAGCCAGGTTTTATTCTGGTCACtggtgtatttatatattggTTTAAACAGTAAATGGAGGTGTAGAGAACTGACTGTTGGAGCAAAGTATCATCTTTATTTTGTAATGATGAGAATCAACTGAGAATGAACTCAGACTCACAATGTCGGCGTCCTTTTTCCTCCGCTTTTTGCGTTCAGGTTTGACTACCTGCtgctggaaaacaaaataaaacatctgagATATTACAACTATAACAGataactttgacaaaaaaaatctgtgcaaacacaattttgaatgataataataaaaactgcatATATGTGTTTCATTTCCAAGGCAGTCAGGAGGCAGTTACATGTCCTTACCTTGCTGAGTGTACTGTCCAGAGGTTTATACTCTGTCATGAACTCATCCAGGAAAACCTTAAAGGTGTTGACCCACACTTTGACAGGAGACTCACTCCAGACCCTCTGCTCCTGACGCATAGTCTTCTCCAAGATTTGCTCAAACAGAGCATAGAGGTCTTTGTAGCGGATACTCTTCCCATCATCCATCTAGGGAGAAAGATAATAGAGTCATAGGGAGGgcaaaacatttacagtattataAAGAGTAATCTTAAAGCTGATGTCAGTGAAATAAACTTTCTATGTAGCGCTATATATACTTTTCATAGAGCGCTATATTCCAACACTGATCCCGAGGATTAGGACACAAAGTTAGACAAAGCACTGGcagtaaattcaaattcatCATGCAAAAGGTGTTGACCACACTTACAGCGAGTGCGGTGGAATATGAGTTGAAGATGTTCAGACGGAATTCTTTCAAAGCCTTTTTAAAGACGACGTCCACCATGGTGTCCTTCTTACTGTCCTCGGTGTCCAAGTCGTTGATCTGAAATAAGACACCACAGCCACATTAGTGATGAAAGCATTGTGAGGAAATGACTTTGCTGATACCAACAGAACAAGGTGTGTTGGGTGAGTGCATGTTGGGTCACACCTTCTTCATTAGGAAGTCATTCATGGTCCTGTAGTCATTGGTGCAGGTGAGGATCTGCAGTGCATCGCTCTGCCACTGCGTAGGTTCCAGAGCCACGCTGCTGATCTTTACACTGCGCCGCCGCTTCACTTTGGGAGATGGGTCCTTGTTCTCCTTCAAGTCTCGATCCAGCATCATATCAGGACTGCAGGGTGGTGACATGCTTTCCTGACCTGCTGAGTGGAGGAAACCACCATTAGTGACAGATCTACAGGAATTGTAGTTTAACGGAAGTTACGTCAAATGAATGGCAAGTACATTCAAAGATTTACAATACATTGTTTCATTGATTGATGTCTCTCAATATGCAATAATCAGTTAGATAAAAATGCCATTAAATAATGCACCTTCTCCCAGAAGTGGACCAGTTTCTCCATAGTCTCCATCCAGGGAATCATTCCCACTAAGCAGCTTTTCTCTGGACGACTTCTTGTCCCCGTACTTGGGTTTACCCCAGAAACGCATCTTACCACGAACCCTgttaaaaaaccaaaacaaaattcATCAACATTAACCGATTACTGGTGAAAACTGTTAGTGACTACATATATTACAgcattaaaactaaaatgagGCAAAACTACAAATGCTGTCAACGCTAAGCTAACCTTCCATCTTGTGAGTTCTTGTTCATTGAGTCCACTTTGACCAAATCTCCCGACGACATGGCTTTGTGCACTTTCTTCGGTTCCTGAGAGCTCGCAGGCTGAAACGAATAGTGAATGGATTTTATTATTGTGCATTATGATCCTAATTCAGGCCAGCAGATGACAGCATcacatcacagcagctgcatTAACTGCATCATGTATTTACAGTTACAATGTCCTCTGTGTCATAGTAAAAGTATAAATGCATAATATCACAGTGCTTCTGAACTTCTTAAAACAAGTCTTAAGTGACTAAAGGTTGAAAACATATGGTACAAAGCATTttctcaagaaaaaaaacaacaaaaaggcaCAAGTTAGAAAATCAAGTGGAAAGTTGAGGATGATTAGAACATTTTTTCCCAAGGATTCTCCAGGTTTACTTagtgacagaaaaaagagatgaaCAGAACCCAGTGTGGTGCAAATACTGTTATTTAACtagacaggggaaaaaaagggagagaagtCATGGTTAGAGCTGTCAGAGAACGAGAAGCCAATGTTAGAGAAGCAACTATGTTACAAGCTGGACAAGCAACATTTAAAgccaaacacatttcaaaattcATCTGCATCTGATACTTATTTCTAAAAGTCAAGCAAAATGGATTAATGGCtgtgttattatttatgtaatAGACAAAATCACGATACATTCTCTTGGCAGGATCAGGTAATATTTTGTTTTAGCGAGTATTCTAATGTCTTTAAAATACCAGTTttgaaatatattaaataaaatataaaaaaattaaagattaaaatgtgAAAGTGTCATATTAGATATCATTTGACGAAAACGGCTTTGTTGAAGCTGATCTGTATGTGCTCTCCGCTGAAGGGGGTTAGAAAAGTCAAGAAGAAGAAACGTTTTAAGAAAGCAGAGAGGGCCACTGTAGGTGAGGATGGTGCCTGTTACCATGTCTGAGTCACTGAAACAGGACTCTCGTAAGCCTGCCTCCGCGGAGCTCTGTTTGGAGAGGGGTAGAGTGTAATGACGGGGGCTGTGGGAGCTGTCACCATCATAGTCATCCTCATCTGAATCGCCCCCAACTGAAAGGATAGGGGCGCGGGTGAGGAAGTCGGAGCGGGTCCGTGCCATTCtggctttctttttttggcctgCTCTGCCAACCTGGAGTTTAGCAGAGGTGACAGCATCATGTTTAAAAAGGTACTTTAAGCCGCAAAGTTGTGCTTTGTGAATGTCAGCTGGGTAAGAGTGGGGGCTATCCTGCTGAAATTCACTCatatttcatgattaaaaaaagtcactcctgcacatttgcacacacatgctgtagGTCTGTTTTCTGAAAATTAAACAGAAGAGATTACTTACATCCCGCACCTTTGTTCCTTTAGAGGGTTTGGACACTGATGTTGGTCCTTCTCTGGGAAGCGTCAAGTGTGTTTCTTCAGTGACAGCATCACTGTTATAcctgctggaaaaacaaaagaaaaatattagtaaaaaaaaaaaaaaagaaccattGTCATTTATACAAATTAAGTGGCAACCAAAACCAATGTCAATAAAATTGCAATTGCACACAcaattaaatgcattatttaaagtatatttatgtttttatcatcCAGATTCTTCTGATGTGCCTTCATGATACCACTAGGGTGCACCAAAGTCAGAAAACATAGAATTCATCCATTAGTACTGGCTTGATTTATTTCTCTTGTCTATTTTTAACGAGACTATAATAAATATTTGTACCATGATTCCAacagaaacatacagtacatcacacTAGCAGAACATCAGCAATGTACTAGTTCATTACTCACTGAGTAAATGTCACTTTGTCctttggagaaaagaagatgTTTCCAGGTTTATCCGTCATGTTCACCACGGTACCCTGATGACTTGGTGGTTTGCTGTTAGCTGTTCTCACTCTggttcctcctccatctctggacTCCAATGTGAGCTTGGGTGCCCAGCCATCAGCAGCAGACCTGCTGTCCATTTGTTTTTTCCTGGGAGCAGAAGCTGGTGGAGGAGGCAGCTGGGGGTATTGCATTTCAACACCAGGGGGAGAGTGCAGTGACGGAGCACTGGAGTCTGACTGTGTTCTGGGATGAGGTGCGAGTGCTCTTGTCCTCTCAGTCAGCAGTGAACTGGGTCGAGGGGGTTTGCCAGAGGTTTCAGTCGCACCAACATCTTCCGCACCCCGTCGACTCTGCTGTATCCGGTGCAGAGCTTCACCTCTTTGTTTCTCAAACATGTCTCTCTCATATTGAGCGAAGTAAAGGCGCTGCTGCTCGAGCACTTCTTTTTGTTGTCTGATTTGCTCCATCATCTCCCTTTCATTCTGCTGTCGCTGACTACGCtgcctctcctctttctcctcgtTCAGTCGCACTAGTTTCTCAATGACAATCTGGTCGGCCTGGAGAACAGAGGTAGAGGCCGGGACGGGACTTTGAGGCACAGCTACTGGGCCTGGTTTCTGTGGTGATGTGGTCAAGTCTCCAGTTTGGGCTGAAGAATCTCGAACCTCTAAAGCTGGACGGACAAGATCGCTCAGCTCTTCACTTAATGGCGTTTCTTTCTGCATACTGATGACCACAACCACTGGCCGACGCAATGACTCTGCCCGCTCTCTCAGAGGCTTTGTAACAGTGGAGTTGGTTGTAGCAACAGctgcctctgtgttttgttGAGGCTTTTCAGCAGTTTGAGGGAAGATGGCTGTGCTGCCTTCACTAGCAGGGAAATAAAAGGTCGGGAGGTAGTTTTCAATTTTGGGTGGATGTGTGGTTTGAGAGGTGGCTGCCAGATGAATTGTGTTCTGGTTCTGGCAGCATGGTGGAGACACAACATCAGCAAACTCTGCTCTATATGACTCATCGGGCTCTGGGCTTATTAAAGCAACCTCTCCATAAGACTCAGGGACTGAATCTATTGTAGGAAGAGAGGAGCAGGAGTCCTCGCTGTCCATCAACTCTTCTGTAGCCTTGGGCGGCTCCTCATCCATGCTGAGAAGCTCAAAGCTGCCTTTGGAGCTCTGGCTGTCAGGTGTGCCCTGGGGTGAACGAAGGGGCGGGGTTACAGGGGGCACCAACTCCACAGACCAACGCCGTTCCTCAGAGGGGGACGAAGCTCCTCCACTGGTTGCTCGGACCTTGAGGAGCTCCAGGCTGAACTTCGCCTGCTCTAATTCTCTCATCCGTCGGCTGGCTCTCTTGGAGCGAGTGGTTTTCTGACTGGGCTCATCTACAGTTCTGGCTCTTTCTCGCACCACCACAGTGGACGCTGAGATTGAGGCTGGGGCTTCAGGTTGTGCTGTAGAGGTTTGCTCTTTTGTTGTAGCatgttctcctccatctcctgaCTCATAGCTGCTGATACTTTTCAGGTTCCTTTCTCGTTGTTCATAGGAGCGATCCTCCCAAGTGCTGAGGTCCAACCCCATTATTCTCTCAGATggcccctcctcttcctctggtgAAAGACTCACCTGACCATTGTGTAGCTGAAgcagcttctcctgctgctccttcttctctctcagtctctgttCTCTCAGTTTTTTGAAgctgtgaataaaaaacaaacaaaacaaaaggactCAAACCTCAGCTGATGTCAAACTGCTTCCTAGGCACAGTTAGAGTTTGATCAAATCTATTGTTCCCAA from Solea solea chromosome 5, fSolSol10.1, whole genome shotgun sequence harbors:
- the myo9aa gene encoding unconventional myosin-IXAa isoform X9, coding for MSARDGVGGIGTLGRRQRFENSEFTLRIYPGALAEGTIYCPISARKTTTAAEAIEHVIQRLQLDRTKCYVLAEVKEFGGEEWILNPSDCPVQRMMLWPRVALEHRSLSGGEDYRFLLRLKNLDGSIHYGGSLQMWLQVTEERRRMMERGLLPQPESQGVQADLCCLPELNERSLLDNLRSRFRQEKIYTYVGSILIVINPFQFLPIYNPKYVKMYDNHTLGDLEPHIYAVADVAYHTMLQRRRNQCIVISGESGSGKTQSTNFLIHHLTALSQKGFASGVEQIILGAGPVLEAFGNAKTAHNNNSSRFGKFIQVNYQESGIVRGAYVEKYLLEKSRLVYQEHNERNYHVFYYLLAGASEEERAAFHLKKPEEYHYLSQMTKTTHQPHWDSYYESEPDCFTVEGEDLRHDFERLQLAMEMVGFLSTTRKQIFSLLSAILHLGNICYKRKTYRDDSIDICNPEVLPVVSELLEVKEEILFEALTTRKTVTVGEKLIVPYRLSEAGTVRDSMAKSLYSALFDWIVFRINHALLNLKDLEDTTQVLSIGVLDIFGFEDYENNSFEQFCINFANERLQHYFNQHIFKLEQEEYRAEGISWRNIDYIDNTGCINLISKKPTALFHLLDEECNFPQATNQTLLDKFKRQHEGNSYIEFPAVMEPAFIIRHYAGKVKYGVKDFREKNTDHMRPDIVALLKSSKNAFICSLIGIDPAATFRWAVLRSYFRAVVAFRDAGKRHTQKKSGVTRKSPRTPLSDLQGSNAVNEKSPRDSPGLGWNGRLGRHNRLSSSNFVTDEDGIFVNSASSKLLERAHDIIMRNKNYKSKPVLPKHLLNVKSLKHLSNLTLHDRITKSLLHLHKKKKPPSISAQFQASLNKLMETLGQSQPYFVKCIRSNAEKLPLRFNDNLVLRQLRYTGMLETVRIRQSGYNITYGFKDFVHHFCVLLPEGTSATREGIQQCLDQLHLKPDGYQVGKTMVFLREVERQRLQALLHKEVLRLIVMLQQRFRARLERRQFVRMREAAICIQKWWRFYRSIEEEEEEDDYDPNVQEGAALCLQTHWRGYRERQRFRLWRDAALVLQRAWRLWLRRRCTAALVIQTAWRCHQAREDYLRLYDVVVRLQAVSRGFLARQSFKKLREQRLREKKEQQEKLLQLHNGQVSLSPEEEEGPSERIMGLDLSTWEDRSYEQRERNLKSISSYESGDGGEHATTKEQTSTAQPEAPASISASTVVVRERARTVDEPSQKTTRSKRASRRMRELEQAKFSLELLKVRATSGGASSPSEERRWSVELVPPVTPPLRSPQGTPDSQSSKGSFELLSMDEEPPKATEELMDSEDSCSSLPTIDSVPESYGEVALISPEPDESYRAEFADVVSPPCCQNQNTIHLAATSQTTHPPKIENYLPTFYFPASEGSTAIFPQTAEKPQQNTEAAVATTNSTVTKPLRERAESLRRPVVVVISMQKETPLSEELSDLVRPALEVRDSSAQTGDLTTSPQKPGPVAVPQSPVPASTSVLQADQIVIEKLVRLNEEKEERQRSQRQQNEREMMEQIRQQKEVLEQQRLYFAQYERDMFEKQRGEALHRIQQSRRGAEDVGATETSGKPPRPSSLLTERTRALAPHPRTQSDSSAPSLHSPPGVEMQYPQLPPPPASAPRKKQMDSRSAADGWAPKLTLESRDGGGTRVRTANSKPPSHQGTVVNMTDKPGNIFFSPKDKVTFTHRYNSDAVTEETHLTLPREGPTSVSKPSKGTKVRDVGRAGQKKKARMARTRSDFLTRAPILSVGGDSDEDDYDGDSSHSPRHYTLPLSKQSSAEAGLRESCFSDSDMPASSQEPKKVHKAMSSGDLVKVDSMNKNSQDGRVRGKMRFWGKPKYGDKKSSREKLLSGNDSLDGDYGETGPLLGEAGQESMSPPCSPDMMLDRDLKENKDPSPKVKRRRSVKISSVALEPTQWQSDALQILTCTNDYRTMNDFLMKKINDLDTEDSKKDTMVDVVFKKALKEFRLNIFNSYSTALAMDDGKSIRYKDLYALFEQILEKTMRQEQRVWSESPVKVWVNTFKVFLDEFMTEYKPLDSTLSKQQVVKPERKKRRKKDADIVEEHNGHIFKSTQYSIPTYCEYCSSLIWMMDRACVCKLCRYACHRKCCQRTTTKCSKKFDPELSSRQFGVEVSRLTNDDKTVPLVVEKLINYIEMHGLYTEGIYRKSGSTNKIKELKQGLDTDVESMNLDDYNINVIASVFKQWLRDLPNPLLTFELYEEFIRAMGLQDKKEMIRGVYSIIDQLNRTHICTLERLIFHLVRVALQEETNRMSANALAIVFAPCILRCPDTIDPLQSVQDISKTTACVELIICEQMSKYRLRLKDIHTLEFAENKAKFRLTVIRRSMGKGHLQRLSYNTPSPPLSPRLPPVANTVVEESGGEEGADSLVEISEYQQAAMQQEERVLTEQIESLQKEKEELTFEILTLEPRASDDETLESEASIGTADSSENLNVDSEETISDFSERGPALTSPWPRRSDGRSPRRRILHRQPDSLDSVDSCSSVSSYSSSSHYHPLSSSSSTRRFRFHSKSPPQGSGPAQSQSQSLNTSQASSDSIEMSPTGDLEGMHDNRPQFTSRGTFNPEKSKQKLKGAKHSPKRHSRDSGGHSRDPPDIPQSLVLYGNNEFMV